In one window of Helianthus annuus cultivar XRQ/B chromosome 17, HanXRQr2.0-SUNRISE, whole genome shotgun sequence DNA:
- the LOC118488799 gene encoding zinc finger protein ZAT11-like, translated as MSIEMEKMVTGSSNTSGTFECKTCGKRFQSFQALGGHQGIHRKVDHINERTLLTLNFLAPKAALHQCKICMKEFETGPALGGHMTRHRLQKDLDKEVVEGGGLMLIAAEAQLEAEEQHYMELMLAAKEWRLFM; from the coding sequence ATGAGTATTGAGATGGAGAAAATGGTTACAGGTTCTTCTAACACTAGTGGTACTTTCGAATGCAAAACATGCGGAAAAAGGTTTCAAAGTTTTCAAGCACTCGGCGGCCACCAGGGAATCCACAGGAAGGTTGATCATATTAACGAAAGAACCTTGTTAACTCTGAATTTCTTGGCTCCGAAGGCGGCGTTGCACCAATGCAAGATTTGCATGAAGGAGTTTGAGACGGGGCCTGCGTTGGGTGGCCACATGACGCGCCACAGGCTTCAAAAAGATTTGGACAAGGaggtggtggagggtggtggtttGATGCTGATAGCGGCCGAAGCGCAGTTGGAGGCTGAGGAACAGCATTATATGGAGTTGATGTTGGCGGCGAAAGAATGGCGACTGTTTATGTGA